In Thermanaeromonas sp. C210, the genomic stretch CAAACAACTTTTTACAGTGGGGCGCACTCAGAGCCGCTATGACCCTCTGAACCCGTCAGCACCCAAGGGGAAAGAGCCGAACAAAGAAAAACTTTCCCAACTCGGCCTCGGACACATTCTCCCTACTATTGAGGAAGACAGCGGCTACGTAAGCGTAGAGGAAATCTTCTACCAGGCCGTTTTGAAATTTGCCTCCTTACGGAAACTTTATTTTCCGCCCGGAAGCTCCGGACAAGTTCCCTATGCCCACGAGCGCGATGTTGCAGGACGGGTAGTTCTCGCTTCCCTCGGCCTCTATCTCCTGGCTATTTACTTGTCCCAGGGTGCCTTGAAGCTTCGTTCCCGCGCAACCCTCATTCCCCGGGACGGGGCTGTCAGGGCAGAGTACCTTACAACTCCCGGGCAGAGGGAGGACTTTATGTTGGAGCCGGGAATCATGAAAGAACTTTACGAGCGGGCTAAGGACGACGCGCAGAAACACGGCCTCACTTTTGCCAAGGAGTGCCTCCTGCTCGAACTCAACGAAAAAGAACTCATGGAAAAGACGAATTTTGTTTTCAAAGTACCCGTTGCACCCAGCTATATTTATGAGATTTGCCCGCAATTAGCCGGTGGCACGCCGCACGAGTAGGAGGGATAAAAGTGGCCTTTATCCTCAGGGTGGACTACTTGAACCACCTAGTCACGGGTTGCGGAGGTCAAAAGGACAAACTAGAATACCCGCCGCACCCGGACCGCCTCTTCATGGCACTGGTAGCGACGGCGGCCAAAACACGCGTTTACGACGCCGGCGCGAAAGAGTACGTCCCCAAGCTAAAATACCCCCTCTACCGCCGCGCCCTGGAGTGGCTTGAAAGTCAGGAACCCCCCGCTATTTACGCGCCGCCGGAACTTTTAGATTCCGGTGTCCTTCACACCTTTGTTCCGGTGAACTACAAAATCCACAACGCAGGAAATAAAATTGTCCTTCCGCCGTACGACCCGGGGGCGCGGTATCGTGTTCCCCGCCTGCGCCCCATCGGCATAATAGACCGGCCCCTCTTTTATGCGTGGCAATCCGACCCGGAAGGGGACATCCGGGAGGCATTGGCCGATCTGGCGAAAGATGTCCCCTACCTGGGTACGACCTGGAGTTCGGTCGCCGTGCGCGTCGTAGCGGAAATCGAGGAGCCCTACCGGAACGGGCCCTGCCTCAGGCCCCTCAAACAAACCGGCACCCCTTATGGAGGCCGACTTGCATTGCAGTCACTCCGTGTCCCTGCTCCGGGACGTATCGACGACCTCGACCGGGAGTACCGGCGGGTTATCGCCTTCCTAAGGAATACTTCAACGAAGCCCTCAGAAGCGCGCGAAATCAGCATGAGGACTTTCATCGGCGCCCCCCAGGTACGCTATATTTGGGACCGGCCCATAAAAGGAGAAGGACACGTCTTTGCACGGAGTGCGGTGGCCCGCTTTGGCGTGCGTCCTTCAATTCCCCTTATCTGGAGCGGCCTTCTTGCCGAAGCGGTACACGCCTCTTTAGCCAGTGCCGTAGCCGGCCTGGGGAAGCGTTTTCCAGACACCGATGTCGAGGGGTACGCCACGGGAAATGGGTGTTTTAAAGAGCGGCCCCATATATTTTTCGTTCCCCTGTCGAACGTAGGCTTCCAGTATTCCGATGGAACCATCAAGGGCTTTGCTCTGCTCTTCCCGGCAAGCGAAGGGATCAGCCGCGCGGCCGTGGAGGCCATCTATTACGCCTTCAAAAATTTCCTCGCCCCCCAAAATGAACTCTACCTCGACTTCGGCCGAGTAAAAAATACCACGACCATCTGGCCGGGAGGCCGGCGTATCTCCCTCTTCGTAGAGCCCCTTGAGGATCAGCCGTACTTTGGATATGTTTTCGGTGATGACGGGCGGAGCTTTCATCCGGAAGCAAGTGGGGGAGAAGGTTACGGGCGGACGGTGCGCGTGCTCGGGCCAACAACCCTTGAATGGTGGCGCTGGCGGCAGGATTCACAGGTCTGGGCTAGCGTCACCCCGGTTATTTTGCCGCGTTTTCCCAAGAAAAATCTCTCGGTGCTCCAGATTGTAAACCATCAGTTAGAAATTCTCGGGCTTCCTCCTGCCCGGCGGGTCACATACCGTTCCCTGGGAGCCCTCAAGGGGACGCCGTCGGTTCACGAGTTTCGCGCCTTCGGCACGCGGTACTTTGAGAACGTCTGGATGCA encodes the following:
- the csb2 gene encoding type I-G CRISPR-associated protein Csb2, which codes for MAFILRVDYLNHLVTGCGGQKDKLEYPPHPDRLFMALVATAAKTRVYDAGAKEYVPKLKYPLYRRALEWLESQEPPAIYAPPELLDSGVLHTFVPVNYKIHNAGNKIVLPPYDPGARYRVPRLRPIGIIDRPLFYAWQSDPEGDIREALADLAKDVPYLGTTWSSVAVRVVAEIEEPYRNGPCLRPLKQTGTPYGGRLALQSLRVPAPGRIDDLDREYRRVIAFLRNTSTKPSEAREISMRTFIGAPQVRYIWDRPIKGEGHVFARSAVARFGVRPSIPLIWSGLLAEAVHASLASAVAGLGKRFPDTDVEGYATGNGCFKERPHIFFVPLSNVGFQYSDGTIKGFALLFPASEGISRAAVEAIYYAFKNFLAPQNELYLDFGRVKNTTTIWPGGRRISLFVEPLEDQPYFGYVFGDDGRSFHPEASGGEGYGRTVRVLGPTTLEWWRWRQDSQVWASVTPVILPRFPKKNLSVLQIVNHQLEILGLPPARRVTYRSLGALKGTPSVHEFRAFGTRYFENVWMHLVLEFGEPVRGPLLLGRGMYFGYGFLAPMLPGEDENFGRHAHYAASEENPGLEDVGAKQPFQNSQGLV